In one window of Camelina sativa cultivar DH55 chromosome 15, Cs, whole genome shotgun sequence DNA:
- the LOC104747776 gene encoding probable polyol transporter 4 isoform X3, translating to MHLPEVSNGGGSGFPVVSVGSKMNRYRRMDSDADESQTHLEAEARNSRTRKYVMACAFFASLNNVLLGYDVGVMSGAVLFIQQDLKITEVQTEVLIGSLSIISLFGSLAGGRTSDSIGRKWTMALAALVFQTGAAVMAVAPSFEVLMIGRTFAGIGIGLGVMIAPVYIAEISPTVARGFFTSFPEIFINLGILLGYVSNYAFSGLSVHISWRIMLAVGILPSVFIGFALCVIPESPRWLVMKGRVDSAREVLMKTNERDDEVEERLAEIQLAAAHTQGSDEERPVWRELLSPSPVVRKMLIVGFGIQCFQQITGIDATVYYSPEILKEAGIQGETKLLAATVAVGVTKTVFILFATFLIDSVGRKPLLYVSTIGMTLCLFCLSFTLTFLGQGTLGITLALLFVCGNVAFFSIGMGPVCWVLTSEIFPLRLRAQASALGAVGNRVCSGLVAMSFLSVSRAITVGGTFFVFSLVSALSVIFVYVLVPETSGKSLEQIELMFQPQGGLERKDGEVELGDAERLVRK from the exons ATGCATCTGCCGGAGGTTTCAAATGGCGGTGGCTCAGGTTTTCCGGTGGTCTCCGTCGGAAGTAAGATGAATAGGTATCGGAGAATGGACTCCGACGCGGATGAATCGCAGACTCATCTTGAAGCAGAGGCAAGAAACAGCAGAACCAGAAAATACGTTATGGCTTGTGCTTTTTTTGCGTCGTTGAATAATGTTCTTCTCGGCTACG ATGTTGGGGTAATGAGCGGTGCGGTGTTGTTCATTCAGCAGGATCTTAAAATAACGGAGGTGCAGACTGAAGTACTCATCGGCAGCCTCAGCATCATTTCTCTCTTCGGAAGCTTAGCCGGTGGTAGGACCTCCGACTCCATCGGTAGGAAATGGACCATGGCTTTGGCTGCTCTCGTCTTCCAGACCGGTGCTGCGGTGATGGCTGTGGCTCCGTCCTTCGAGGTCTTGATGATCGGAAGAACTTTTGCTGGCATTGGGATCGGGCTTGGTGTCATGATCGCGCCTGTCTACATCGCCGAGATATCCCCAACTGTAGCAAGAGGCTTTTTCACGTCCTTCCCTGAGATCTTCATAAACTTAGGGATCTTGCTTGGCTATGTCTCCAACTACGCCTTCTCGGGCCTTTCCGTGCACATCAGCTGGAGGATCATGCTTGCAGTTGGTATTCTTCCTTCCGTTTTCATAGGATTTGCGCTGTGCGTGATCCCTGAGTCGCCGAG GTGGCTGGTCATGAAAGGCCGAGTGGACAGTGCACGAGAGGTGCTCATGAAAACGAACGAGCGAGATGACGAGGTGGAAGAGCGTCTCGCAGAGATACAACTGGCGGCTGCACATACACAAGGCAGCGACGAGGAGAGACCCGTGTGGCGTGAGCTTCTAAGCCCATCTCCTGTTGTAAGGAAAATGCTGATCGTTGGGTTTGGGATCCAATGTTTCCAGCAGATCACAGGTATCGACGCCACCGTCTACTACAGCCCAGAGATCCTGAAAGAAGCAGGGATACAAGGGGAGACAAAACTGCTCGCTGCAACTGTGGCTGTTGGGGTCACAAAAACAGTCTTCATACTATTTGCCACCTTCCTGATCGATAGCGTTGGCCGGAAACCACTGCTTTATGTGAGCACAATTGGAATGACTCTGTGTCTCTTTTGCCTAAGCTTCACGCTCACATTCCTCGGCCAAGGAACTCTTGGCATAACCTTGGCGCTTCTGTTTGTTTGTGGGAATGTTGCCTTCTTCTCTATAGGGATGGGACCTGTTTGCTGGGTCTTGACTTCAGAGATCTTCCCATTACGGTTAAGAGCCCAGGCCTCTGCCCTTGGGGCGGTTGGGAACAGGGTGTGCAGCGGTCTTGTGGCTATGTCCTTCCTCTCCGTCTCACGTGCCATCACTGTCGGAGGaaccttcttcgtcttctccctTGTGTCTGCGCTCTCGGTTATCTTCGTGTATGTGCTAGTCCCAGAGACAAGTGGGAAGTCGCTGGAGCAGATAGAGTTGATGTTTCAGCCTCAGGGAGGGCTGGAAAGAAAAGACGGTGAAGTTGAGCTTGGAGACGCTGAGCGTCTTGTGCGCAAGTAA
- the LOC104747776 gene encoding probable polyol transporter 4 isoform X2, translating into MHLPEVSNGGGSGFPVVSVGSKMNRYRRMDSDADESQTHLEAEARNSRTRKYVMACAFFASLNNVLLGYDVGVMSGAVLFIQQDLKITEVQTEVLIGSLSIISLFGSLAGGRTSDSIGRKWTMALAALVFQTGAAVMAVAPSFEVLMIGRTFAGIGIGLGVMIAPVYIAEISPTVARGFFTSFPEIFINLGILLGYVSNYAFSGLSVHISWRIMLAVGILPSVFIGFALCVIPESPRWLVMKGRVDSAREVLMKTNERDDEVEERLAEIQLAAAHTQGSDEERPVWRELLSPSPVVRKMLIVGFGIQCFQQITGIDATVYYSPEILKEAGIQGETKLLAATVAVGVTKTVFILFATFLIDSLGRKPLLYVSTIGMTLCLFCLSFTLTFLGQGTLGITLALLFVCGNVAFFSIGMGPVCWVLTSEIFPLRLRAQASALGAVGNRVCSGLVAMSFLSVSRAITVGGTFFVFSLVSALSVIFVYVLVPETSGKSLEQIELMFQPQGGLERKDGEVELGDAERLVRK; encoded by the exons ATGCATCTGCCGGAGGTTTCAAATGGCGGTGGCTCAGGTTTTCCGGTGGTCTCCGTCGGAAGTAAGATGAATAGGTATCGGAGAATGGACTCCGACGCGGATGAATCGCAGACTCATCTTGAAGCAGAGGCAAGAAACAGCAGAACCAGAAAATACGTTATGGCTTGTGCTTTTTTTGCGTCGTTGAATAATGTTCTTCTCGGCTACG ATGTTGGGGTAATGAGCGGTGCGGTGTTGTTCATTCAGCAGGATCTTAAAATAACGGAGGTGCAGACTGAAGTACTCATCGGCAGCCTCAGCATCATTTCTCTCTTCGGAAGCTTAGCCGGTGGTAGGACCTCCGACTCCATCGGTAGGAAATGGACCATGGCTTTGGCTGCTCTCGTCTTCCAGACCGGTGCTGCGGTGATGGCTGTGGCTCCGTCCTTCGAGGTCTTGATGATCGGAAGAACTTTTGCTGGCATTGGGATCGGGCTTGGTGTCATGATCGCGCCTGTCTACATCGCCGAGATATCCCCAACTGTAGCAAGAGGCTTTTTCACGTCCTTCCCTGAGATCTTCATAAACTTAGGGATCTTGCTTGGCTATGTCTCCAACTACGCCTTCTCGGGCCTTTCCGTGCACATCAGCTGGAGGATCATGCTTGCAGTTGGTATTCTTCCTTCCGTTTTCATAGGATTTGCGCTGTGCGTGATCCCTGAGTCGCCGAGGTGGCTGGTCATGAAAGGCCGAGTGGACAGTGCACGAGAGGTGCTCATGAAAACGAACGAGCGAGATGACGAGGTGGAAGAGCGTCTCGCAGAGATACAACTGGCGGCTGCACATACACAAGGCAGCGACGAGGAGAGACCCGTGTGGCGTGAGCTTCTAAGCCCATCTCCTGTTGTAAGGAAAATGCTGATCGTTGGGTTTGGGATCCAATGTTTCCAGCAGATCACAGGTATCGACGCCACCGTCTACTACAGCCCAGAGATCCTGAAAGAAGCAGGGATACAGGGGGAGACAAAACTGCTTGCTGCAACTGTGGCTGTTGGGGTCACAAAAACAGTCTTCATACTATTTGCCACCTTCCTGATCGATAGCCTTGGCCGGAAACCACTGCTCTATGTGAGCACTATTGGAATGACTCTGTGTCTCTTTTGTCTAAGCTTCACGCTCACATTCCTCGGCCAAGGAACTCTTGGCATAACCTTGGCTCTTCTGTTTGTTTGTGGGAATGTTGCCTTCTTCTCTATTGGGATGGGACCTGTTTGCTGGGTCTTGACTTCAGAGATCTTCCCATTACGGTTAAGAGCCCAG GCCTCTGCCCTTGGGGCGGTTGGGAACAGGGTGTGCAGCGGTCTTGTGGCTATGTCCTTCCTCTCCGTCTCACGTGCCATCACTGTCGGAGGaaccttcttcgtcttctccctTGTGTCTGCGCTCTCGGTTATCTTCGTGTATGTGCTAGTCCCAGAGACAAGTGGGAAGTCGCTGGAGCAGATAGAGTTGATGTTTCAGCCTCAGGGAGGGCTGGAAAGAAAAGACGGTGAAGTTGAGCTTGGAGACGCTGAGCGTCTTGTGCGCAAGTAA
- the LOC104747776 gene encoding probable polyol transporter 4 isoform X1, with protein MHLPEVSNGGGSGFPVVSVGSKMNRYRRMDSDADESQTHLEAEARNSRTRKYVMACAFFASLNNVLLGYDVGVMSGAVLFIQQDLKITEVQTEVLIGSLSIISLFGSLAGGRTSDSIGRKWTMALAALVFQTGAAVMAVAPSFEVLMIGRTFAGIGIGLGVMIAPVYIAEISPTVARGFFTSFPEIFINLGILLGYVSNYAFSGLSVHISWRIMLAVGILPSVFIGFALCVIPESPRWLVMKGRVDSAREVLMKTNERDDEVEERLAEIQLAAAHTQGSDEERPVWRELLSPSPVVRKMLIVGFGIQCFQQITGIDATVYYSPEILKEAGIQGETKLLAATVAVGVTKTVFILFATFLIDSVGRKPLLYVSTIGMTLCLFCLSFTLTFLGQGTLGITLALLFVCGNVAFFSIGMGPVCWVLTSEIFPLRLRAQASALGAVGNRVCSGLVAMSFLSVSRAITVGGTFFVFSLVSALSVIFVYVLVPETSGKSLEQIELMFQPQGGLERKDGEVELGDAERLVRK; from the exons ATGCATCTGCCGGAGGTTTCAAATGGCGGTGGCTCAGGTTTTCCGGTGGTCTCCGTCGGAAGTAAGATGAATAGGTATCGGAGAATGGACTCCGACGCGGATGAATCGCAGACTCATCTTGAAGCAGAGGCAAGAAACAGCAGAACCAGAAAATACGTTATGGCTTGTGCTTTTTTTGCGTCGTTGAATAATGTTCTTCTCGGCTACG ATGTTGGGGTAATGAGCGGTGCGGTGTTGTTCATTCAGCAGGATCTTAAAATAACGGAGGTGCAGACTGAAGTACTCATCGGCAGCCTCAGCATCATTTCTCTCTTCGGAAGCTTAGCCGGTGGTAGGACCTCCGACTCCATCGGTAGGAAATGGACCATGGCTTTGGCTGCTCTCGTCTTCCAGACCGGTGCTGCGGTGATGGCTGTGGCTCCGTCCTTCGAGGTCTTGATGATCGGAAGAACTTTTGCTGGCATTGGGATCGGGCTTGGTGTCATGATCGCGCCTGTCTACATCGCCGAGATATCCCCAACTGTAGCAAGAGGCTTTTTCACGTCCTTCCCTGAGATCTTCATAAACTTAGGGATCTTGCTTGGCTATGTCTCCAACTACGCCTTCTCGGGCCTTTCCGTGCACATCAGCTGGAGGATCATGCTTGCAGTTG GTATTCTTCCTTCCGTTTTCATAGGATTTGCGCTGTGCGTGATCCCTGAGTCGCCGAGGTGGCTGGTCATGAAAGGCCGAGTGGACAGTGCACGAGAGGTGCTCATGAAAACGAACGAGCGAGATGACGAGGTGGAAGAGCGTCTCGCAGAGATACAACTGGCGGCTGCACATACACAAGGCAGCGACGAGGAGAGACCCGTGTGGCGTGAGCTTCTAAGCCCATCTCCTGTTGTAAGGAAAATGCTGATCGTTGGGTTTGGGATCCAATGTTTCCAGCAGATCACAGGTATCGACGCCACCGTCTACTACAGCCCAGAGATCCTGAAAGAAGCAGGGATACAAGGGGAGACAAAACTGCTCGCTGCAACTGTGGCTGTTGGGGTCACAAAAACAGTCTTCATACTATTTGCCACCTTCCTGATCGATAGCGTTGGCCGGAAACCACTGCTTTATGTGAGCACAATTGGAATGACTCTGTGTCTCTTTTGCCTAAGCTTCACGCTCACATTCCTCGGCCAAGGAACTCTTGGCATAACCTTGGCGCTTCTGTTTGTTTGTGGGAATGTTGCCTTCTTCTCTATAGGGATGGGACCTGTTTGCTGGGTCTTGACTTCAGAGATCTTCCCATTACGGTTAAGAGCCCAGGCCTCTGCCCTTGGGGCGGTTGGGAACAGGGTGTGCAGCGGTCTTGTGGCTATGTCCTTCCTCTCCGTCTCACGTGCCATCACTGTCGGAGGaaccttcttcgtcttctccctTGTGTCTGCGCTCTCGGTTATCTTCGTGTATGTGCTAGTCCCAGAGACAAGTGGGAAGTCGCTGGAGCAGATAGAGTTGATGTTTCAGCCTCAGGGAGGGCTGGAAAGAAAAGACGGTGAAGTTGAGCTTGGAGACGCTGAGCGTCTTGTGCGCAAGTAA